In the Brassica napus cultivar Da-Ae chromosome A7, Da-Ae, whole genome shotgun sequence genome, one interval contains:
- the LOC106445913 gene encoding lysM domain receptor-like kinase 3 codes for MCKSKMGVNASEPTRTRSRRRQNSTKQSPSTSTTDTTTTNTATSSTSNQTAATSSSSSIASGTSLASLRQSLPENPHIYDVSEIRAATNNFLAHRLSSSSSKASWRCTLRGKEVVVFQRKFRRKIAKDELKDRLSDICRSHHGSIINLLGASVSDHIYLVYEHVNGASLANCLRNPKNANFTVLSNWTSRIQIATDLAHGLDYIHNKTGLKIENLVHNHIKSSAVIVTEPDFNAKICHFGTAQLCGETDGSRESRAVRFEGVRGYMSPEFQASGVATQESDVFAFGVVMLELLSGEEPLKYRYEKSTGDFERTSVIETAKAVVDGGDGGDVEGRLRRWVDRRLGDSFPVTVVEKLMRLALECVEDEAVNRPEMGRVAGKISQLYLESEKWSANMKRPVDITVSYAPR; via the coding sequence ATGTGCAAATCCAAAATGGGCGTCAATGCTTCAGAGCCAACTCGAACACGATCGCGAAGAAGACAAAACTCAACGAAACAGTCTCCGTCAACGAGCACAACCGATACAACCACAACAAACACAGCAACAAGCTCGACCTCCAACCAAACCGCcgccacctcctcctcctcatccaTCGCAAGCGGAACATCCCTCGCTAGTCTCCGACAATCCTTACCCGAAAACCCTCACATATACGACGTCTCCGAAATTCGCGCCGCCACCAACAACTTCCTCGCTCACCGCTTATCCTCCTCCTCATCCAAAGCCTCGTGGCGATGCACCTTACGTGGGAAAGAAGTTGTCGTCTTCCAAAGAAAGTTCCGGCGAAAAATCGCGAAAGACGAGCTCAAAGATCGCCTCTCCGACATCTGCCGGAGCCACCACGGgagcatcatcaacctcctcGGGGCTTCAGTATCCGACCACATCTACTTAGTCTACGAACACGTCAACGGAGCCTCCCTGGCTAACTGCTTAAGGAACCCCAAGAACGCTAACTTCACCGTGCTATCGAACTGGACCTCAAGGATCCAGATCGCGACGGATCTAGCTCACGGTCTCGACTACATCCACAACAAGACGGGGCTAAAGATCGAGAATCTTGTTCACAACCACATCAAGAGCTCGGCGGTGATCGTGACGGAGCCCGATTTCAACGCCAAGATCTGCCACTTCGGCACCGCGCAGCTCTGCGGGGAAACAGACGGATCGAGAGAGTCCAGAGCCGTTAGATTCGAAGGAGTGAGGGGATACATGTCGCCGGAGTTTCAGGCTTCGGGGGTTGCGACTCAGGAATCAGACGTGTTCGCCTTCGGAGTCGTGATGCTTGAGCTTCTCTCTGGGGAGGAGCCGTTGAAGTATAGGTATGAGAAATCGACCGGGGATTTTGAACGGACTTCGGTGATTGAAACGGCGAAAGCGGTGGTTGACGGCGGAGATGGTGGTGATGTAGAGGGGCGGTTGAGGAGGTGGGTGGATCGGAGGTTGGGGGATTCGTTTCCGGTGACGGTGGTGGAGAAGTTGATGCGGTTGGCGTTGGAGTGCGTGGAGGATGAGGCGGTGAATCGGCCGGAGATGGGAAGAGTCGCCGGAAAGATATCGCAATTGTATTTGGAATCGGAGAAATGGTCGGCGAATATGAAACGGCCAGTGGATATCACCGTCTCCTATGCTCCCAGATGA